Proteins from one Camelina sativa cultivar DH55 chromosome 8, Cs, whole genome shotgun sequence genomic window:
- the LOC104706645 gene encoding katanin p80 WD40 repeat-containing subunit B1 homolog isoform X1 yields the protein MTTKRAYKLQEFVAHSAAVNCLKIGRKSTRVLVTGGEDHKVNLWAIGKPNAILSLYGHSSGIDSVTFDASEGLVAAGAASGTIKFWDLEEAKIVRTLTGHRSNCISVDFHPFGEFFASGSLDTNLKIWDIRKKGCIHTYKGHTRGVNVLRFTPDGRWVVSGGEDNIVKVWDLTAGKLLTEFKSHEGQIQSLDFHPHEFLLATGSADRTVKFWDLETFELIGSGGPETAGVRCLSFNPDGKTVLCGLQESLKIFSWEPIRCHDGVDVGWSRLSDMNVHEGKLLGCSYNQSCVGVWVVDLSRTEPCMAGDTAQSNGHPEKRSCSGRDPVILNDNNSKTILGKLSVSQNVDPLLKETKSLERLSVSQNSDSSTKETKSIGRSSISQNSDSSMKESKPLGRLSVSQNSDFSKEPRTLSSTGSLPSTPHRVNSTNVSKATSGGSTAVSNAATSRRNFTKANPKANPVNKAADFAPVIVPRADPRIEQATESRAELDIIARTMPYSLQAADSRRSPSSRNNPDLPNTSVLEMSESQLVEPNNILDGGTLPGGKVGMRGAPERSINDFRYKRYGRSNSRSRMGSPPRNHDENFFVSDDLVSHKSNRDPSPTESQKGGRFQPLVINRERRGRFSNFEGPVSNFSSGNVPVPNIRPSNMFKQRGNHMPVEQGVDSPSEDNIVEDIMGKHDQFVSSMQSRLAKLQVVRRYWERNDVKNSIGSIEKMADNAVTADVLGIITERNETLTLDNCTSLLPLLTALLGSDMDQHLSVSLDLLLKLVRLYGSPIYSSLSAPASVGVDIEAEQRIERYSRCFVELEKVKACLPSLARRGGLVAKSVLELNLAFQEVSS from the exons ATGACCACCAAGCGAGCCTACAAGCTtc AGGAATTTGTGGCACATTCCGCTGCTGTCAATTGTCTTAAGATCGGAAGGAAATCGACCAGGGTTCTGGTTACAGGTGGGGAAGATCACAAGGTCAATCTCTGGGCTATTGGTAAGCCCAATGCCATTCTG AGCTTGTATGGGCACTCAAGTGGAATTGATTCAGTGACCTTTGATGCTTCGGAGGGCTTAGTTGCAGCAGGAGCTGCTAGTGGTACTATCAAATTTTGGGATTTAGAAGAGGCAAAGA TTGTCAGGACTCTCACTGGTCATCGGTCGAATTGCATCTCAGTGGATTTTCATCCTTTTGGTGAGTTTTTTGCGTCTGGATCGCTAGACACAAATCTTAAGATATGGGATATAAGAAAAAAGGGTTGCATCCATACTTACAAGGGTCACACTCGAGGAGTCAATGTACTCAGATTCACCCCAGATGGTCGCTGGGTTGTATCTGGTGGAGAGGACAACATTGTGAAG GTGTGGGATTTAACAGCTGGAAAGTTGTTGACCGAGTTTAAGAGTCACGAAGGGCAAATTCAAAGTCTAGATTTTCATCCTCATGAATTTCTACTGGCAACAG GTTCAGCTGATAGGACTGTAAAATTCTGGGATCTGGAAACATTTGAGCTGATTGGTTCTGGTGGACCTGAG ACTGCCGGGGTCCGTTGCCTGAGCTTTAATCCAGATGGAAAAACTGTGCTTTGTGGATTGCAAGAAAGTCTCAAG ATTTTCTCGTGGGAGCCAATTAGATGTCATGATGGAGTGGATGTTGGATGGTCAAGACTGTCAGATATGAATGTTCACGAGGGAAAGCTTCTTGGTTGCTCGTACAATCAAAGTTGTGTAGGCGTGTGGGTTGTAGATCTCTCG CGTACTGAGCCATGTATGGCTGGAGACACTGCACAATCAAATGGTCATCCAGAGAAAAGATCTTGCTCAGGAAGAGATCCAGTAATTCTCAATGATAATAACTCAAAGACTATTCTCGGGAAGCTGTCCGTTTCCCAGAACGTAGATCCTTTATTGAAGGAAACAAAGTCTCTCGAAAGACTATCTGTTTCTCAGAACTCTGATTCTTCGACAAAAGAAACCAAGTCCATTGGAAGATCATCAATATCCCAAAATTCAGATTCTTCGATGAAGGAATCAAAGCCTCTCGGTAGGTTGTCTGTTTCTCAAAATTCAGATTTTTCGAAAGAGCCAAGGACGTTGTCAT CCACAGGAAGTTTACCAAGCACTCCTCATAGGGTCAATTCGACCAATGTGTCAAAAGCCACTTCGGGTGGTTCAACGGCTGTCTCTAATGCTGCAACATCAAGGAGGAATTTTACGAAAGCTAACCCAAAGGCGAATCCTGTAAATAAGGCAGCGGATTTTGCTCCGGTGATTGTCCCAAGAGCAGACCCTAGAATAGAGCAGGCTACTGAATCCAGAGCAGAACTTGACATAATTGCAAGAACCATGCCTTATTCATTGCAGGCAGCTGATTCTCGAAGGTCACCTAGCAGCAGAAATAACCCTGATCTGCCAAATACTTCGGTTCTTGAAATGTCTGAGTCTCAGCTTGTTGAACCAAATAATATACTAGATGGAGGTACACTTCCTGGTGGAAAGGTTGGCATGCGGGGTGCACCCGAGCGAAGCATTAATGATTTTAGATACAAGAGATATGGAAGGAGTAATTCAAGGTCACGCATGGGATCACCTCCACGGAACCACGATGAAAACT TCTTTGTTTCAGATGACTTGGTAAGCCACAAATCAAATAGAGACCCAAGTCCCACTGAAAGTCAGAAAGGAG GAAGATTCCAGCCACTCGTCATAAACAGGGAGAGAAGGGGGAGATTTTCAAACTTTGAGGGTCCTGTTTCGAATTTTTCAAGTGGAAATGTGCCTGTTCCGAACATCCGCCCTTCAAATATG TTCAAGCAAAGAGGGAACCATATGCCAGTTGAACAAGGGGTCGATTCTCCTTCTGAAGATAATATCGTTGAAGACATAATGGGGAAACACGATCAATTTGTCAGCTCTATGCAGTCTCGTTTGGCTAAATTACAG GTAGTTCGTAGATATTGGGAAAGGAATGATGTAAAAAACTCGATAGGTTCGATAGAAAAGATGGCTGATAATGCT GTTACAGCGGATGTACTGGGTATAATAACAGAGAGAAATGAGACTTTGACGCTGGATAATTGTACCTCCCTTCTTCCCCTTTTAACAGCTCTTCTAGGGAGCGACATGGATCA GCATTTGAGCGTTTCCCTGGATTTGCTGCTTAAGCTGGTCAGATTGTATGGGTCACCAATTTACTCATCACTGTCAGCTCCAGCATCTGTTGGTGTAGATATCGAGGCTGAACAAAG GATCGAGCGATACAGTCGTTGCTTTGTAGAACTAGAGAAAGTCAAAGCTTGCCTTCCCTCTCTAGCAAG AAGAGGAGGTTTGGTGGCTAAGTCTGTGCTTGAACTCAACCTAGCATTTCAGGAAGTATCATCATAA
- the LOC104706645 gene encoding katanin p80 WD40 repeat-containing subunit B1 homolog isoform X3 gives MTTKRAYKLQEFVAHSAAVNCLKIGRKSTRVLVTGGEDHKVNLWAIGKPNAILSLYGHSSGIDSVTFDASEGLVAAGAASGTIKFWDLEEAKIVRTLTGHRSNCISVDFHPFGEFFASGSLDTNLKIWDIRKKGCIHTYKGHTRGVNVLRFTPDGRWVVSGGEDNIVKVWDLTAGKLLTEFKSHEGQIQSLDFHPHEFLLATGSADRTVKFWDLETFELIGSGGPETAGVRCLSFNPDGKTVLCGLQESLKIFSWEPIRCHDGVDVGWSRLSDMNVHEGKLLGCSYNQSCVGVWVVDLSRTEPCMAGDTAQSNGHPEKRSCSGRDPVILNDNNSKTILGKLSVSQNVDPLLKETKSLERLSVSQNSDSSTKETKSIGRSSISQNSDSSMKESKPLATGSLPSTPHRVNSTNVSKATSGGSTAVSNAATSRRNFTKANPKANPVNKAADFAPVIVPRADPRIEQATESRAELDIIARTMPYSLQAADSRRSPSSRNNPDLPNTSVLEMSESQLVEPNNILDGGTLPGGKVGMRGAPERSINDFRYKRYGRSNSRSRMGSPPRNHDENFFVSDDLVSHKSNRDPSPTESQKGGRFQPLVINRERRGRFSNFEGPVSNFSSGNVPVPNIRPSNMFKQRGNHMPVEQGVDSPSEDNIVEDIMGKHDQFVSSMQSRLAKLQVVRRYWERNDVKNSIGSIEKMADNAVTADVLGIITERNETLTLDNCTSLLPLLTALLGSDMDQHLSVSLDLLLKLVRLYGSPIYSSLSAPASVGVDIEAEQRIERYSRCFVELEKVKACLPSLARRGGLVAKSVLELNLAFQEVSS, from the exons ATGACCACCAAGCGAGCCTACAAGCTtc AGGAATTTGTGGCACATTCCGCTGCTGTCAATTGTCTTAAGATCGGAAGGAAATCGACCAGGGTTCTGGTTACAGGTGGGGAAGATCACAAGGTCAATCTCTGGGCTATTGGTAAGCCCAATGCCATTCTG AGCTTGTATGGGCACTCAAGTGGAATTGATTCAGTGACCTTTGATGCTTCGGAGGGCTTAGTTGCAGCAGGAGCTGCTAGTGGTACTATCAAATTTTGGGATTTAGAAGAGGCAAAGA TTGTCAGGACTCTCACTGGTCATCGGTCGAATTGCATCTCAGTGGATTTTCATCCTTTTGGTGAGTTTTTTGCGTCTGGATCGCTAGACACAAATCTTAAGATATGGGATATAAGAAAAAAGGGTTGCATCCATACTTACAAGGGTCACACTCGAGGAGTCAATGTACTCAGATTCACCCCAGATGGTCGCTGGGTTGTATCTGGTGGAGAGGACAACATTGTGAAG GTGTGGGATTTAACAGCTGGAAAGTTGTTGACCGAGTTTAAGAGTCACGAAGGGCAAATTCAAAGTCTAGATTTTCATCCTCATGAATTTCTACTGGCAACAG GTTCAGCTGATAGGACTGTAAAATTCTGGGATCTGGAAACATTTGAGCTGATTGGTTCTGGTGGACCTGAG ACTGCCGGGGTCCGTTGCCTGAGCTTTAATCCAGATGGAAAAACTGTGCTTTGTGGATTGCAAGAAAGTCTCAAG ATTTTCTCGTGGGAGCCAATTAGATGTCATGATGGAGTGGATGTTGGATGGTCAAGACTGTCAGATATGAATGTTCACGAGGGAAAGCTTCTTGGTTGCTCGTACAATCAAAGTTGTGTAGGCGTGTGGGTTGTAGATCTCTCG CGTACTGAGCCATGTATGGCTGGAGACACTGCACAATCAAATGGTCATCCAGAGAAAAGATCTTGCTCAGGAAGAGATCCAGTAATTCTCAATGATAATAACTCAAAGACTATTCTCGGGAAGCTGTCCGTTTCCCAGAACGTAGATCCTTTATTGAAGGAAACAAAGTCTCTCGAAAGACTATCTGTTTCTCAGAACTCTGATTCTTCGACAAAAGAAACCAAGTCCATTGGAAGATCATCAATATCCCAAAATTCAGATTCTTCGATGAAGGAATCAAAGCCTCTCG CCACAGGAAGTTTACCAAGCACTCCTCATAGGGTCAATTCGACCAATGTGTCAAAAGCCACTTCGGGTGGTTCAACGGCTGTCTCTAATGCTGCAACATCAAGGAGGAATTTTACGAAAGCTAACCCAAAGGCGAATCCTGTAAATAAGGCAGCGGATTTTGCTCCGGTGATTGTCCCAAGAGCAGACCCTAGAATAGAGCAGGCTACTGAATCCAGAGCAGAACTTGACATAATTGCAAGAACCATGCCTTATTCATTGCAGGCAGCTGATTCTCGAAGGTCACCTAGCAGCAGAAATAACCCTGATCTGCCAAATACTTCGGTTCTTGAAATGTCTGAGTCTCAGCTTGTTGAACCAAATAATATACTAGATGGAGGTACACTTCCTGGTGGAAAGGTTGGCATGCGGGGTGCACCCGAGCGAAGCATTAATGATTTTAGATACAAGAGATATGGAAGGAGTAATTCAAGGTCACGCATGGGATCACCTCCACGGAACCACGATGAAAACT TCTTTGTTTCAGATGACTTGGTAAGCCACAAATCAAATAGAGACCCAAGTCCCACTGAAAGTCAGAAAGGAG GAAGATTCCAGCCACTCGTCATAAACAGGGAGAGAAGGGGGAGATTTTCAAACTTTGAGGGTCCTGTTTCGAATTTTTCAAGTGGAAATGTGCCTGTTCCGAACATCCGCCCTTCAAATATG TTCAAGCAAAGAGGGAACCATATGCCAGTTGAACAAGGGGTCGATTCTCCTTCTGAAGATAATATCGTTGAAGACATAATGGGGAAACACGATCAATTTGTCAGCTCTATGCAGTCTCGTTTGGCTAAATTACAG GTAGTTCGTAGATATTGGGAAAGGAATGATGTAAAAAACTCGATAGGTTCGATAGAAAAGATGGCTGATAATGCT GTTACAGCGGATGTACTGGGTATAATAACAGAGAGAAATGAGACTTTGACGCTGGATAATTGTACCTCCCTTCTTCCCCTTTTAACAGCTCTTCTAGGGAGCGACATGGATCA GCATTTGAGCGTTTCCCTGGATTTGCTGCTTAAGCTGGTCAGATTGTATGGGTCACCAATTTACTCATCACTGTCAGCTCCAGCATCTGTTGGTGTAGATATCGAGGCTGAACAAAG GATCGAGCGATACAGTCGTTGCTTTGTAGAACTAGAGAAAGTCAAAGCTTGCCTTCCCTCTCTAGCAAG AAGAGGAGGTTTGGTGGCTAAGTCTGTGCTTGAACTCAACCTAGCATTTCAGGAAGTATCATCATAA
- the LOC104706645 gene encoding katanin p80 WD40 repeat-containing subunit B1 homolog isoform X2, with amino-acid sequence MTTKRAYKLQEFVAHSAAVNCLKIGRKSTRVLVTGGEDHKVNLWAIGKPNAILSLYGHSSGIDSVTFDASEGLVAAGAASGTIKFWDLEEAKIVRTLTGHRSNCISVDFHPFGEFFASGSLDTNLKIWDIRKKGCIHTYKGHTRGVNVLRFTPDGRWVVSGGEDNIVKVWDLTAGKLLTEFKSHEGQIQSLDFHPHEFLLATGSADRTVKFWDLETFELIGSGGPETAGVRCLSFNPDGKTVLCGLQESLKIFSWEPIRCHDGVDVGWSRLSDMNVHEGKLLGCSYNQSCVGVWVVDLSRTEPCMAGDTAQSNGHPEKRSCSGRDPVILNDNNSKTILGKLSVSQNVDPLLKETKSLERLSVSQNSDSSTKETKSIGRSSISQNSDSSMKESKPLGRLSVSQNSDFSKEPRTLSSTGSLPSTPHRVNSTNVSKATSGGSTAVSNAATSRRNFTKANPKANPVNKAADFAPVIVPRADPRIEQATESRAELDIIARTMPYSLQAADSRRSPSSRNNPDLPNTSVLEMSESQLVEPNNILDGGTLPGGKVGMRGAPERSINDFRYKRYGRSNSRSRMGSPPRNHDENYDLVSHKSNRDPSPTESQKGGRFQPLVINRERRGRFSNFEGPVSNFSSGNVPVPNIRPSNMFKQRGNHMPVEQGVDSPSEDNIVEDIMGKHDQFVSSMQSRLAKLQVVRRYWERNDVKNSIGSIEKMADNAVTADVLGIITERNETLTLDNCTSLLPLLTALLGSDMDQHLSVSLDLLLKLVRLYGSPIYSSLSAPASVGVDIEAEQRIERYSRCFVELEKVKACLPSLARRGGLVAKSVLELNLAFQEVSS; translated from the exons ATGACCACCAAGCGAGCCTACAAGCTtc AGGAATTTGTGGCACATTCCGCTGCTGTCAATTGTCTTAAGATCGGAAGGAAATCGACCAGGGTTCTGGTTACAGGTGGGGAAGATCACAAGGTCAATCTCTGGGCTATTGGTAAGCCCAATGCCATTCTG AGCTTGTATGGGCACTCAAGTGGAATTGATTCAGTGACCTTTGATGCTTCGGAGGGCTTAGTTGCAGCAGGAGCTGCTAGTGGTACTATCAAATTTTGGGATTTAGAAGAGGCAAAGA TTGTCAGGACTCTCACTGGTCATCGGTCGAATTGCATCTCAGTGGATTTTCATCCTTTTGGTGAGTTTTTTGCGTCTGGATCGCTAGACACAAATCTTAAGATATGGGATATAAGAAAAAAGGGTTGCATCCATACTTACAAGGGTCACACTCGAGGAGTCAATGTACTCAGATTCACCCCAGATGGTCGCTGGGTTGTATCTGGTGGAGAGGACAACATTGTGAAG GTGTGGGATTTAACAGCTGGAAAGTTGTTGACCGAGTTTAAGAGTCACGAAGGGCAAATTCAAAGTCTAGATTTTCATCCTCATGAATTTCTACTGGCAACAG GTTCAGCTGATAGGACTGTAAAATTCTGGGATCTGGAAACATTTGAGCTGATTGGTTCTGGTGGACCTGAG ACTGCCGGGGTCCGTTGCCTGAGCTTTAATCCAGATGGAAAAACTGTGCTTTGTGGATTGCAAGAAAGTCTCAAG ATTTTCTCGTGGGAGCCAATTAGATGTCATGATGGAGTGGATGTTGGATGGTCAAGACTGTCAGATATGAATGTTCACGAGGGAAAGCTTCTTGGTTGCTCGTACAATCAAAGTTGTGTAGGCGTGTGGGTTGTAGATCTCTCG CGTACTGAGCCATGTATGGCTGGAGACACTGCACAATCAAATGGTCATCCAGAGAAAAGATCTTGCTCAGGAAGAGATCCAGTAATTCTCAATGATAATAACTCAAAGACTATTCTCGGGAAGCTGTCCGTTTCCCAGAACGTAGATCCTTTATTGAAGGAAACAAAGTCTCTCGAAAGACTATCTGTTTCTCAGAACTCTGATTCTTCGACAAAAGAAACCAAGTCCATTGGAAGATCATCAATATCCCAAAATTCAGATTCTTCGATGAAGGAATCAAAGCCTCTCGGTAGGTTGTCTGTTTCTCAAAATTCAGATTTTTCGAAAGAGCCAAGGACGTTGTCAT CCACAGGAAGTTTACCAAGCACTCCTCATAGGGTCAATTCGACCAATGTGTCAAAAGCCACTTCGGGTGGTTCAACGGCTGTCTCTAATGCTGCAACATCAAGGAGGAATTTTACGAAAGCTAACCCAAAGGCGAATCCTGTAAATAAGGCAGCGGATTTTGCTCCGGTGATTGTCCCAAGAGCAGACCCTAGAATAGAGCAGGCTACTGAATCCAGAGCAGAACTTGACATAATTGCAAGAACCATGCCTTATTCATTGCAGGCAGCTGATTCTCGAAGGTCACCTAGCAGCAGAAATAACCCTGATCTGCCAAATACTTCGGTTCTTGAAATGTCTGAGTCTCAGCTTGTTGAACCAAATAATATACTAGATGGAGGTACACTTCCTGGTGGAAAGGTTGGCATGCGGGGTGCACCCGAGCGAAGCATTAATGATTTTAGATACAAGAGATATGGAAGGAGTAATTCAAGGTCACGCATGGGATCACCTCCACGGAACCACGATGAAAACT ATGACTTGGTAAGCCACAAATCAAATAGAGACCCAAGTCCCACTGAAAGTCAGAAAGGAG GAAGATTCCAGCCACTCGTCATAAACAGGGAGAGAAGGGGGAGATTTTCAAACTTTGAGGGTCCTGTTTCGAATTTTTCAAGTGGAAATGTGCCTGTTCCGAACATCCGCCCTTCAAATATG TTCAAGCAAAGAGGGAACCATATGCCAGTTGAACAAGGGGTCGATTCTCCTTCTGAAGATAATATCGTTGAAGACATAATGGGGAAACACGATCAATTTGTCAGCTCTATGCAGTCTCGTTTGGCTAAATTACAG GTAGTTCGTAGATATTGGGAAAGGAATGATGTAAAAAACTCGATAGGTTCGATAGAAAAGATGGCTGATAATGCT GTTACAGCGGATGTACTGGGTATAATAACAGAGAGAAATGAGACTTTGACGCTGGATAATTGTACCTCCCTTCTTCCCCTTTTAACAGCTCTTCTAGGGAGCGACATGGATCA GCATTTGAGCGTTTCCCTGGATTTGCTGCTTAAGCTGGTCAGATTGTATGGGTCACCAATTTACTCATCACTGTCAGCTCCAGCATCTGTTGGTGTAGATATCGAGGCTGAACAAAG GATCGAGCGATACAGTCGTTGCTTTGTAGAACTAGAGAAAGTCAAAGCTTGCCTTCCCTCTCTAGCAAG AAGAGGAGGTTTGGTGGCTAAGTCTGTGCTTGAACTCAACCTAGCATTTCAGGAAGTATCATCATAA
- the LOC104706645 gene encoding katanin p80 WD40 repeat-containing subunit B1 homolog isoform X4, protein MTTKRAYKLQEFVAHSAAVNCLKIGRKSTRVLVTGGEDHKVNLWAIGKPNAILSLYGHSSGIDSVTFDASEGLVAAGAASGTIKFWDLEEAKIVRTLTGHRSNCISVDFHPFGSHSRSQCTQIHPRWSLGCIWWRGQHCEACLYQVWDLTAGKLLTEFKSHEGQIQSLDFHPHEFLLATGSADRTVKFWDLETFELIGSGGPETAGVRCLSFNPDGKTVLCGLQESLKIFSWEPIRCHDGVDVGWSRLSDMNVHEGKLLGCSYNQSCVGVWVVDLSRTEPCMAGDTAQSNGHPEKRSCSGRDPVILNDNNSKTILGKLSVSQNVDPLLKETKSLERLSVSQNSDSSTKETKSIGRSSISQNSDSSMKESKPLGRLSVSQNSDFSKEPRTLSSTGSLPSTPHRVNSTNVSKATSGGSTAVSNAATSRRNFTKANPKANPVNKAADFAPVIVPRADPRIEQATESRAELDIIARTMPYSLQAADSRRSPSSRNNPDLPNTSVLEMSESQLVEPNNILDGGTLPGGKVGMRGAPERSINDFRYKRYGRSNSRSRMGSPPRNHDENFFVSDDLVSHKSNRDPSPTESQKGGRFQPLVINRERRGRFSNFEGPVSNFSSGNVPVPNIRPSNMFKQRGNHMPVEQGVDSPSEDNIVEDIMGKHDQFVSSMQSRLAKLQVVRRYWERNDVKNSIGSIEKMADNAVTADVLGIITERNETLTLDNCTSLLPLLTALLGSDMDQHLSVSLDLLLKLVRLYGSPIYSSLSAPASVGVDIEAEQRIERYSRCFVELEKVKACLPSLARRGGLVAKSVLELNLAFQEVSS, encoded by the exons ATGACCACCAAGCGAGCCTACAAGCTtc AGGAATTTGTGGCACATTCCGCTGCTGTCAATTGTCTTAAGATCGGAAGGAAATCGACCAGGGTTCTGGTTACAGGTGGGGAAGATCACAAGGTCAATCTCTGGGCTATTGGTAAGCCCAATGCCATTCTG AGCTTGTATGGGCACTCAAGTGGAATTGATTCAGTGACCTTTGATGCTTCGGAGGGCTTAGTTGCAGCAGGAGCTGCTAGTGGTACTATCAAATTTTGGGATTTAGAAGAGGCAAAGA TTGTCAGGACTCTCACTGGTCATCGGTCGAATTGCATCTCAGTGGATTTTCATCCTTTTG GGTCACACTCGAGGAGTCAATGTACTCAGATTCACCCCAGATGGTCGCTGGGTTGTATCTGGTGGAGAGGACAACATTGTGAAG CTTGTCTTTACCAGGTGTGGGATTTAACAGCTGGAAAGTTGTTGACCGAGTTTAAGAGTCACGAAGGGCAAATTCAAAGTCTAGATTTTCATCCTCATGAATTTCTACTGGCAACAG GTTCAGCTGATAGGACTGTAAAATTCTGGGATCTGGAAACATTTGAGCTGATTGGTTCTGGTGGACCTGAG ACTGCCGGGGTCCGTTGCCTGAGCTTTAATCCAGATGGAAAAACTGTGCTTTGTGGATTGCAAGAAAGTCTCAAG ATTTTCTCGTGGGAGCCAATTAGATGTCATGATGGAGTGGATGTTGGATGGTCAAGACTGTCAGATATGAATGTTCACGAGGGAAAGCTTCTTGGTTGCTCGTACAATCAAAGTTGTGTAGGCGTGTGGGTTGTAGATCTCTCG CGTACTGAGCCATGTATGGCTGGAGACACTGCACAATCAAATGGTCATCCAGAGAAAAGATCTTGCTCAGGAAGAGATCCAGTAATTCTCAATGATAATAACTCAAAGACTATTCTCGGGAAGCTGTCCGTTTCCCAGAACGTAGATCCTTTATTGAAGGAAACAAAGTCTCTCGAAAGACTATCTGTTTCTCAGAACTCTGATTCTTCGACAAAAGAAACCAAGTCCATTGGAAGATCATCAATATCCCAAAATTCAGATTCTTCGATGAAGGAATCAAAGCCTCTCGGTAGGTTGTCTGTTTCTCAAAATTCAGATTTTTCGAAAGAGCCAAGGACGTTGTCAT CCACAGGAAGTTTACCAAGCACTCCTCATAGGGTCAATTCGACCAATGTGTCAAAAGCCACTTCGGGTGGTTCAACGGCTGTCTCTAATGCTGCAACATCAAGGAGGAATTTTACGAAAGCTAACCCAAAGGCGAATCCTGTAAATAAGGCAGCGGATTTTGCTCCGGTGATTGTCCCAAGAGCAGACCCTAGAATAGAGCAGGCTACTGAATCCAGAGCAGAACTTGACATAATTGCAAGAACCATGCCTTATTCATTGCAGGCAGCTGATTCTCGAAGGTCACCTAGCAGCAGAAATAACCCTGATCTGCCAAATACTTCGGTTCTTGAAATGTCTGAGTCTCAGCTTGTTGAACCAAATAATATACTAGATGGAGGTACACTTCCTGGTGGAAAGGTTGGCATGCGGGGTGCACCCGAGCGAAGCATTAATGATTTTAGATACAAGAGATATGGAAGGAGTAATTCAAGGTCACGCATGGGATCACCTCCACGGAACCACGATGAAAACT TCTTTGTTTCAGATGACTTGGTAAGCCACAAATCAAATAGAGACCCAAGTCCCACTGAAAGTCAGAAAGGAG GAAGATTCCAGCCACTCGTCATAAACAGGGAGAGAAGGGGGAGATTTTCAAACTTTGAGGGTCCTGTTTCGAATTTTTCAAGTGGAAATGTGCCTGTTCCGAACATCCGCCCTTCAAATATG TTCAAGCAAAGAGGGAACCATATGCCAGTTGAACAAGGGGTCGATTCTCCTTCTGAAGATAATATCGTTGAAGACATAATGGGGAAACACGATCAATTTGTCAGCTCTATGCAGTCTCGTTTGGCTAAATTACAG GTAGTTCGTAGATATTGGGAAAGGAATGATGTAAAAAACTCGATAGGTTCGATAGAAAAGATGGCTGATAATGCT GTTACAGCGGATGTACTGGGTATAATAACAGAGAGAAATGAGACTTTGACGCTGGATAATTGTACCTCCCTTCTTCCCCTTTTAACAGCTCTTCTAGGGAGCGACATGGATCA GCATTTGAGCGTTTCCCTGGATTTGCTGCTTAAGCTGGTCAGATTGTATGGGTCACCAATTTACTCATCACTGTCAGCTCCAGCATCTGTTGGTGTAGATATCGAGGCTGAACAAAG GATCGAGCGATACAGTCGTTGCTTTGTAGAACTAGAGAAAGTCAAAGCTTGCCTTCCCTCTCTAGCAAG AAGAGGAGGTTTGGTGGCTAAGTCTGTGCTTGAACTCAACCTAGCATTTCAGGAAGTATCATCATAA